From the genome of bacterium BMS3Abin11:
TTTATAGAATAATAATGTCACAAAAGACAGTGCAAATGGTTAGTATTTACTGGCAAAACGACAGGCACAGGTTTATATATGTCTGAGGAAACTCCGGACATAGTGCTGGTTAGAAGAACGCAGCAGGGTGATCAGGCGGCTTTTGGATTGCTGGTAGAAAAATATCAGCATCGTCTGGCCAAGTTGGTTAGTCGATATATATATGATAGTGCTGAGGTGGAAGATGTATGCCAGGAGGCACTGATCAAGGCTTATCGTGCTATTGGTAGTTTTCGTGGTGAAAGCGCATTCTATACCTGGCTTTACCGCATTGCAGTTAACACAGCAAAAAATTATTTGATTTCACAGGGGCGTAGACCACCGAAAACAGATATTGATGCTGAAGATGCGGTACAAATCGAAGCCGGCGCAGCAATGCGGGAAACGGGAACTCCGGAAGCCAATGCATTAACAAGGGAGCTGGCAGAGACGGTGACGCGTGCGGTAGAACAATTGCCCGAGGACTTGAAAATAGCAATTACCTTACGCGAAATCGAAGGATTGTCCTATGACGAGATCGCTGAAGTCATGGACTGTCCGATAGGAACAGTTCGGTCGCGAATATTCAGGGCACGTGATGCCATAGACCGAGAATTGAAACCCTTGCTCGAGTGAGTGGTAAAAATGAGAGAGAAAATATCGTGTTTTATAGATGGTGAACTGGATCGGACGGAATCCGAACAGTTGATCAGGCAGCTGGATGAGGACAATGATCTTCGTGGGCTGTGGCGACGGTATAACACCTATGGGTCGGCTATACGGGATGAGTTATCACCTGCGCTGTCTGCTGATTTTAGTAACCGGGTCTTACAGGCCCTGGCAAAAGAACCTGTGCAGTTTTCACCTGCGGCTTTGCCCAGACGTAAACATGTCTGGGGACCGGTAGCT
Proteins encoded in this window:
- the rpoE gene encoding ECF RNA polymerase sigma-E factor; translated protein: MSEETPDIVLVRRTQQGDQAAFGLLVEKYQHRLAKLVSRYIYDSAEVEDVCQEALIKAYRAIGSFRGESAFYTWLYRIAVNTAKNYLISQGRRPPKTDIDAEDAVQIEAGAAMRETGTPEANALTRELAETVTRAVEQLPEDLKIAITLREIEGLSYDEIAEVMDCPIGTVRSRIFRARDAIDRELKPLLE